A genomic stretch from Thermonema lapsum includes:
- a CDS encoding OmpA family protein, producing the protein MMKYLVSLCLLAVFFMTACSSLKKAESLYVKGQYEPAIEQLKKTKAIDGKKAVLRNFYLAQSYRKSNRLHEALPYYEKIYSKDIPKLIDPDDHPDDPIFYYALALKNAGKYEEAKRQFESYVRKGKKVEYVKRAQTEIANIERLQRLMKEKSYYEIENCSGLNSPAAEFSVLPLASRELLVSAARKKNIYAANGQPFTGLYKVVLTDTCQGEYQVFSPNLFTEGINEATATLSPDGKTLIFARGNPQQKKNAKGQKNVKLFISEKVNGEWTTPRLLEGVSSNDEERYYGKQLPDSKPQAYAWDSSPAFSPDGERLYFASTREYDDFGNRNLGGSDLFYAVRLPDGSWGKVRHLGDEINTPGNEMFPMVSADGKLYFASDGQPGFGQLDVFVATRSKGKITVRNLGTPINSPYDDFGMVFDTDTTGYFSSNRPEGKGSDDIYRFIDRTPKTKIVRYYLAIRTLGVELNGTEIPLPNTRLRLLDKNEQLIRQMYTNSKGWTDTLPIPENAEFIVLADQLESKKQYLTAREFFTMAGRKIPQELLEKPETDTVLVFEVRLKAFEINKTRFVYNILYDYNKWNIRPDAAAVLDRIVTFLRDNPDVTVELRSHTDSRGTYADNEILAQNRAQAAVDYIVSKGIDRERLKPSGYGEREPRVIDADLAARYPFLKEGDVLNDEFIYSFPDEETRELLHQLNRRTEIIITGVINVRQ; encoded by the coding sequence ATGATGAAATACCTTGTAAGTTTATGCTTATTAGCTGTGTTTTTCATGACAGCTTGTAGCTCACTAAAAAAAGCTGAAAGCCTATATGTAAAGGGGCAGTATGAGCCAGCTATTGAGCAACTGAAGAAAACAAAGGCAATTGACGGTAAGAAGGCAGTCCTACGCAATTTCTACTTGGCACAGTCTTACCGCAAATCCAACCGCCTGCATGAAGCCTTGCCCTACTACGAAAAGATATACAGCAAAGATATTCCCAAGCTCATAGACCCTGATGACCACCCCGACGACCCCATTTTTTACTATGCCTTGGCGCTGAAAAATGCAGGTAAGTACGAAGAAGCCAAGCGGCAATTTGAATCTTATGTGCGCAAAGGCAAGAAAGTAGAATATGTAAAGCGTGCACAGACTGAAATAGCAAATATAGAGCGTCTGCAGCGCCTCATGAAGGAAAAATCGTATTACGAAATAGAGAACTGCAGTGGCTTGAATTCGCCAGCTGCCGAGTTCTCGGTTTTGCCGCTCGCAAGCCGGGAATTGCTTGTGAGTGCCGCACGCAAAAAAAATATCTATGCTGCCAATGGGCAGCCTTTTACCGGCTTATACAAGGTGGTGTTGACCGATACCTGTCAAGGCGAGTATCAAGTGTTTAGTCCTAATTTATTTACCGAGGGCATCAATGAGGCTACAGCCACTCTTTCACCCGATGGCAAAACCCTGATTTTTGCACGGGGTAACCCGCAGCAAAAAAAGAATGCCAAAGGGCAAAAGAATGTCAAACTGTTTATATCGGAAAAAGTGAATGGCGAGTGGACTACCCCGCGCCTGCTGGAAGGGGTCAGCAGCAACGACGAAGAACGCTACTATGGCAAGCAGCTGCCAGATTCCAAGCCCCAGGCTTATGCGTGGGACTCGTCCCCGGCTTTCTCGCCCGATGGTGAACGCCTCTACTTTGCTTCCACTCGCGAATACGACGATTTCGGCAACCGCAACTTAGGTGGTAGCGACCTGTTTTATGCTGTTCGCCTGCCCGATGGCAGTTGGGGTAAAGTACGCCATCTGGGTGATGAAATCAATACGCCCGGCAATGAGATGTTTCCTATGGTTTCTGCCGATGGAAAACTTTATTTCGCCTCTGACGGGCAACCCGGCTTTGGACAACTCGATGTATTTGTAGCTACCCGCTCAAAAGGTAAAATTACGGTGCGCAACTTGGGAACGCCAATCAATTCGCCCTACGATGACTTTGGAATGGTTTTCGATACCGATACTACCGGCTACTTTAGCTCGAACCGCCCAGAAGGCAAAGGCAGTGATGACATCTATCGCTTTATAGACCGCACCCCAAAAACCAAAATAGTACGTTACTATTTGGCAATACGCACTTTGGGCGTTGAGCTCAACGGCACCGAAATCCCCCTGCCCAATACACGTCTGCGTCTGCTCGACAAAAACGAGCAGTTGATTCGCCAGATGTACACCAACAGCAAGGGCTGGACCGACACCCTGCCCATCCCCGAAAATGCTGAATTTATTGTATTGGCAGACCAGTTGGAAAGCAAAAAGCAATACCTCACCGCACGGGAATTTTTCACCATGGCAGGGCGGAAAATACCCCAAGAACTGCTCGAAAAACCCGAAACCGATACCGTTCTGGTCTTCGAGGTGAGGCTCAAAGCTTTCGAGATAAACAAAACCCGTTTTGTGTACAATATCCTGTACGACTATAACAAATGGAACATACGTCCCGATGCTGCAGCTGTATTGGACCGCATCGTTACCTTCTTGCGCGACAACCCCGACGTAACCGTAGAACTACGCTCGCACACCGACTCGCGTGGCACCTATGCCGACAATGAAATATTGGCACAAAACCGTGCACAGGCTGCTGTGGATTATATCGTATCGAAGGGCATAGACCGAGAGCGCCTCAAACCCAGTGGTTATGGAGAGCGGGAACCCCGTGTGATAGATGCAGACTTGGCAGCACGTTATCCTTTCCTTAAAGAAGGGGATGTACTGAACGATGAATTCATTTACAGCTTCCCCGATGAAGAAACACGGGAGCTGCTGCATCAGCTGAACCGCCGCACTGAAATCATTATCACGGGGGTTATCAATGTCAGACAGTAG
- a CDS encoding reprolysin-like metallopeptidase has protein sequence MKNIVKLLFGILCMSVGAAYAQTPYWHQIQARTLDLPASAQRVLYPEEYALFKLDTSRFLNEAQKVPQEVARTASQGAILVLPMPDGSLQRFRVYESPVMEPALANKYPAIKTYVAKGIDDPTATARLGWTPTKGFHAIIRSAKGTVYIDPYAQGQKEYYMAYYRSKLLLTKNFSCEVEGFKKHTEDLQQERAERLVSGDKLRTYRLALAATGEYTQHHGGSVQGALDAMVTTINRVNEIYEQDLAVRLVLIGNTDQLIYTNPNTDPYSNDDGLAMLSQNQSNIDAVIGNANYDIGHVFSTGGGGIAGLGVICRSGRKARGVTGSFPPQGDPFDIDYVCHEIGHQFGANHTFNAEVGSCAGNKVDNAAYEPWSGSTIMAYAGICAPFNIQPNSDPYFHVHSIQEIQSTIASSSCATVQTVNNTAPVVSVSTITYTIPRSTPFFLTGTATDNEDRGLTYCWEEYDLEKNGLPPLFRSYPPTTVGARVFPAWNRILSNTNQEPELLPSTSRAMNFRLTVRDNHPGAGGVSYKDLRVNVTATAGPFRVTYPNSASVTWNEGQAVTVTWDVANTNLSPVNCQAVDIYLSKDGGATFPSTLKLASAVPNTGSYTFTCPAVSTSQARIMVVAADNIFFDISDNNFTIFSNVVTAPDEKLQEEIAVYPNPSHGIYVIKVPAELKGARARVFSALGKEVTVSVIAQESVELDLQHLPAGVYVLTIQTERAQIQKRLIKER, from the coding sequence ATGAAAAATATTGTAAAGCTTCTGTTTGGGATACTATGCATGAGTGTCGGCGCTGCTTATGCACAAACGCCCTATTGGCATCAGATACAGGCGAGAACACTTGATTTGCCCGCTTCGGCGCAGCGCGTGCTTTACCCCGAAGAGTACGCCCTGTTCAAACTGGATACATCTCGTTTCTTGAACGAAGCCCAAAAAGTGCCTCAAGAGGTAGCCCGGACGGCATCGCAGGGGGCTATCCTTGTTTTACCCATGCCCGACGGGAGTCTGCAACGCTTCCGTGTATATGAGTCGCCAGTGATGGAGCCTGCTTTGGCTAACAAATATCCTGCTATTAAAACCTACGTAGCAAAAGGAATAGATGACCCCACTGCCACCGCTCGTTTGGGCTGGACTCCTACCAAAGGCTTTCATGCCATTATTCGCTCGGCAAAGGGAACTGTTTATATTGACCCTTATGCGCAAGGGCAGAAAGAGTACTACATGGCTTATTATCGTAGCAAGCTGCTTCTTACTAAGAACTTCTCTTGTGAAGTGGAAGGTTTTAAAAAACATACGGAAGACCTACAGCAGGAGCGTGCAGAGCGGCTGGTGTCCGGCGATAAATTGCGCACCTATCGTTTGGCCTTGGCAGCCACTGGCGAATACACACAACACCATGGAGGAAGTGTGCAGGGAGCCCTCGATGCTATGGTTACTACCATCAACCGAGTCAACGAAATTTATGAGCAAGACTTAGCAGTACGTTTGGTGTTGATTGGAAATACCGACCAGCTGATTTATACCAACCCAAACACCGACCCTTACTCTAACGATGACGGATTGGCAATGCTTAGTCAAAACCAAAGCAACATAGATGCTGTCATAGGCAATGCCAACTACGACATAGGGCATGTGTTTAGCACCGGCGGGGGAGGCATTGCCGGCTTGGGAGTCATTTGCCGTTCTGGACGAAAAGCCCGTGGCGTAACCGGCAGCTTTCCGCCCCAAGGAGACCCTTTTGATATAGACTACGTATGCCATGAGATTGGACACCAGTTCGGGGCAAACCATACTTTCAATGCAGAGGTGGGCTCCTGTGCAGGTAACAAGGTCGATAATGCTGCTTATGAGCCTTGGAGTGGTTCTACCATCATGGCTTATGCGGGTATTTGTGCCCCCTTCAACATTCAACCCAACTCTGACCCGTACTTCCATGTGCACAGCATACAAGAGATTCAATCAACCATTGCAAGTTCTTCTTGTGCTACTGTCCAAACGGTGAACAACACAGCCCCGGTAGTGAGTGTGTCCACCATTACCTACACCATACCCCGTTCTACTCCTTTCTTTTTGACTGGTACTGCTACCGACAACGAAGACAGAGGTTTGACTTACTGCTGGGAGGAATACGACCTTGAAAAAAACGGACTTCCACCTTTGTTTAGAAGCTACCCGCCCACTACCGTTGGCGCCCGTGTGTTTCCGGCTTGGAATCGCATTTTAAGTAACACAAACCAAGAGCCAGAGCTGCTGCCTTCAACAAGCAGAGCCATGAACTTCCGCCTCACTGTGCGCGACAATCATCCTGGGGCTGGTGGGGTTAGCTATAAAGACCTGAGGGTGAATGTAACCGCTACTGCGGGTCCTTTTCGCGTTACTTACCCCAATTCTGCTTCTGTTACTTGGAACGAAGGGCAAGCGGTAACGGTTACTTGGGACGTTGCCAATACTAACCTTAGCCCGGTGAATTGTCAAGCCGTAGATATCTATTTGTCTAAAGATGGAGGGGCTACCTTCCCCAGCACCTTGAAGTTGGCATCTGCTGTGCCCAATACAGGTAGTTATACCTTTACTTGCCCTGCAGTAAGCACGTCGCAAGCGCGCATCATGGTGGTGGCAGCCGACAATATCTTTTTCGACATAAGCGATAACAACTTTACCATATTTTCGAATGTGGTGACGGCGCCAGATGAAAAACTGCAAGAGGAAATAGCCGTTTATCCGAATCCAAGCCATGGAATTTATGTTATCAAAGTGCCGGCAGAATTAAAAGGCGCCCGGGCGCGTGTGTTTAGTGCTCTGGGCAAGGAGGTAACAGTTTCGGTGATAGCCCAAGAAAGCGTGGAACTTGATTTGCAACACTTGCCGGCGGGGGTATATGTGCTAACTATTCAAACAGAGCGCGCACAAATACAAAAACGCTTGATTAAAGAACGTTAA
- a CDS encoding MATE family efflux transporter — protein MNRNTWQELLVELRKMVSLSMPIIIAQIGSVFMGIIDNMMVGDLGEVPLAAAGVANPIFFLLASIGIGIFSAISPLVAKEYSETGSKKKCGYILFAGMKLSIVVGALITAALLLIAANFDIFRQSKEVEIEARPYLQVIATSAVPMMFFLAVKHFSDGLSIVWPAMIITIVGLVANVFGNWVLIYGNLGFSPMGLYGSGLSTLIARVLMACLMIVYVLESKHFRDYIPNILKPVPTREWSRRILRLGLPSGMQYFFELGAFTGAAILAGWIGVTSLAAHNVIFSIATFTYMVAAGVSFAGAIRVGIQAGKQSYYKVRVAGFASILLVSILMLVSASLLILFAEPVIRLYTHEQEVVEFASAVIFIFMFYQLFDGIQAVGVGILRGIFDVNVPTFITIFAYWVVCLPVACLLANKIDWITVLSWAGEILPPAEVNKYRLMGLWIGLTAGLGVSATLLTARFYLLTREDYLPLIEKKTV, from the coding sequence TTGAACCGTAACACTTGGCAAGAGTTACTCGTCGAACTTCGCAAGATGGTTTCATTGAGTATGCCCATCATCATTGCGCAAATAGGCAGTGTGTTTATGGGCATCATTGACAATATGATGGTTGGTGACTTGGGGGAAGTGCCATTAGCAGCCGCCGGAGTAGCCAATCCTATTTTTTTCTTGCTTGCCAGCATAGGTATCGGCATTTTTTCTGCCATTTCGCCTTTGGTAGCGAAGGAATACAGCGAAACCGGCAGCAAAAAGAAATGTGGGTATATCCTTTTTGCCGGCATGAAGTTGTCTATTGTGGTGGGGGCATTGATTACTGCTGCTCTGCTGCTGATTGCTGCCAACTTCGATATTTTCCGTCAAAGTAAAGAGGTAGAGATAGAAGCTCGCCCTTACCTGCAGGTGATAGCTACCTCTGCAGTACCCATGATGTTCTTTTTGGCAGTAAAGCATTTTAGCGACGGGCTTTCCATTGTATGGCCTGCCATGATTATTACCATTGTGGGGTTGGTAGCCAACGTATTTGGCAATTGGGTGCTTATTTATGGCAACTTGGGTTTCTCGCCTATGGGCTTGTATGGTTCGGGCTTGTCCACCCTTATAGCGCGGGTACTCATGGCTTGCCTCATGATAGTGTATGTACTTGAATCAAAACACTTCCGCGACTATATACCCAATATATTGAAGCCCGTGCCCACCCGCGAGTGGAGCCGTCGTATTTTGCGCTTGGGCTTGCCCAGCGGCATGCAATATTTCTTTGAATTGGGAGCTTTTACCGGTGCTGCCATCTTAGCCGGCTGGATTGGGGTTACCTCTTTGGCTGCCCATAACGTAATTTTTAGCATCGCTACCTTTACTTATATGGTGGCTGCAGGAGTTTCGTTTGCCGGTGCCATACGTGTGGGCATTCAGGCAGGAAAACAATCCTATTATAAAGTACGGGTTGCCGGCTTTGCCAGCATATTGCTGGTGAGTATACTGATGCTGGTGAGTGCTTCACTGCTTATATTGTTTGCAGAACCAGTCATCAGACTCTACACGCATGAGCAAGAAGTAGTAGAGTTTGCTTCGGCTGTTATTTTCATATTTATGTTTTATCAGCTGTTCGATGGCATTCAGGCGGTAGGGGTCGGCATTTTACGGGGAATTTTTGATGTAAATGTGCCTACTTTTATTACTATTTTTGCTTATTGGGTAGTTTGCTTGCCGGTAGCTTGCTTGTTAGCCAATAAAATAGATTGGATAACAGTGCTTTCATGGGCGGGCGAAATCCTTCCACCTGCTGAGGTCAATAAGTACCGCCTGATGGGGCTTTGGATTGGGCTTACCGCCGGCTTGGGGGTTTCGGCTACTCTACTGACCGCCCGCTTTTATCTGCTGACGCGTGAAGATTACCTACCGTTGATAGAAAAAAAGACCGTTTGA
- a CDS encoding amidohydrolase, with protein sequence MIHRLLLLPLLLLVAMVMMSCEKKHQDTRREKVDMLVVNATIYTVDSAFAVAEAMAVKNGLIVATGSRKDLEQRYDAQNVYDAGGHFIFPGFYDAHCHFVGYAQTLAQADLVGTTSPDEVIARLKAFREQNSGLSWLLGRGWDQNDWESKAFPDRRLLDEAFPDIPVFLTRIDGHAAWVNTKALQEAGLLQAKKVEGGSVRLRPDGSPSGILIDNAMDLVKRQIPPMSRESLTKLLMKAEQNCFSVGLTTLSDAGLPLEHILLLDSLHKAGSLRMRLYVMASATPENLAFFQKNGRIKTDRLHVRSFKIYADGALGSRGAFLLEPYHDAPTERGFLLKSEAALDSLYSQIAAMDFQANTHCIGDAANRTVLRLYAKYLKGGERWRIEHAQVVQPQDLSYFRTHGIIPSVQPTHATSDMYWAENRLGKERIAYAYAYKNLLEAAGLLALGTDFPVEQISPFLTFYAALSRKDLNGFPPEGFLPEQALSRRDILKGMTIWAAYANFEEKERGSLEAGKQADFIVVDRDLMKVEVAAIPEAKVLATFIAGEQVYDAKGKK encoded by the coding sequence ATGATACATCGTTTACTTCTTTTGCCCTTATTGTTGCTTGTTGCCATGGTGATGATGTCTTGTGAAAAAAAACATCAAGACACACGTCGTGAGAAGGTAGATATGCTGGTGGTGAATGCCACTATTTACACGGTCGATTCGGCTTTTGCAGTGGCAGAGGCGATGGCTGTTAAAAACGGTTTGATTGTGGCTACGGGCAGCCGAAAAGATTTGGAGCAACGCTATGATGCGCAAAATGTTTATGATGCTGGAGGACATTTTATCTTTCCGGGCTTTTATGATGCCCACTGTCATTTTGTAGGCTATGCTCAAACACTTGCACAAGCCGACTTGGTAGGTACCACTTCGCCGGACGAGGTCATTGCACGCCTGAAAGCCTTCAGAGAGCAAAACTCCGGTTTGTCTTGGTTGCTGGGGCGGGGCTGGGACCAAAACGATTGGGAAAGCAAAGCTTTTCCCGACCGTCGTTTGTTGGATGAGGCTTTTCCAGATATACCTGTATTTCTGACCCGTATTGACGGGCATGCGGCTTGGGTCAATACCAAAGCGCTGCAAGAAGCTGGTTTGCTGCAAGCCAAGAAAGTGGAAGGGGGAAGTGTGCGCTTACGCCCCGATGGCAGCCCATCCGGCATTTTGATAGACAATGCCATGGACTTGGTAAAGCGCCAAATTCCCCCCATGAGCCGCGAGTCGCTTACTAAGTTGCTTATGAAGGCAGAGCAAAATTGCTTTTCGGTAGGACTTACTACTCTGAGTGATGCCGGTTTGCCTTTGGAGCATATTCTTCTGTTAGACAGCCTGCATAAGGCAGGTAGCCTGCGTATGCGTTTGTATGTGATGGCAAGTGCCACGCCAGAAAACTTGGCTTTCTTTCAAAAAAACGGACGCATAAAGACGGACCGCCTGCATGTGCGTAGTTTTAAGATTTATGCAGACGGTGCTTTGGGCTCGCGGGGCGCCTTTTTGTTGGAGCCTTACCACGATGCACCTACCGAACGGGGCTTTTTACTAAAGAGCGAGGCGGCACTCGACAGCCTCTATTCCCAGATAGCAGCTATGGACTTCCAAGCCAACACACACTGCATTGGCGATGCTGCCAACCGTACGGTCTTGCGCCTGTATGCCAAATATTTGAAAGGGGGGGAACGCTGGCGCATAGAACATGCCCAAGTGGTGCAGCCCCAAGACCTGTCTTATTTTCGTACCCATGGCATCATCCCTTCGGTGCAGCCTACGCATGCCACTTCCGATATGTATTGGGCAGAGAATCGCCTCGGAAAAGAGCGAATTGCCTATGCCTACGCCTATAAGAACCTGCTCGAAGCCGCCGGTTTGCTGGCACTGGGCACCGACTTCCCCGTTGAGCAAATCAGCCCTTTCTTGACTTTTTACGCGGCTTTGAGTCGTAAAGACTTGAACGGCTTCCCGCCCGAAGGCTTTTTGCCCGAGCAGGCATTGAGCCGTCGCGACATACTGAAAGGAATGACCATCTGGGCTGCCTATGCCAATTTTGAAGAGAAAGAAAGAGGGAGTTTGGAAGCCGGAAAACAAGCCGATTTTATCGTGGTGGACCGTGATTTGATGAAGGTAGAAGTAGCGGCTATCCCGGAAGCAAAGGTGCTGGCTACTTTTATTGCCGGTGAGCAAGTGTATGATGCTAAGGGAAAAAAATAA
- a CDS encoding zinc finger Ran-binding domain-containing protein produces the protein MGWICIHCETYNFDNDQRCIVCNEERYYSHSAFMAAVKEATDAHEWEALYRRSEAKYKRLKTRHEKLKEEHKALLAEVEEMRLLLSRQTQHAPFKRWWQRLRSLLS, from the coding sequence ATGGGTTGGATTTGCATTCACTGTGAAACGTATAACTTCGACAACGACCAGCGTTGTATCGTATGCAACGAAGAGCGCTACTATTCGCATAGCGCCTTTATGGCTGCTGTAAAAGAAGCTACCGATGCTCATGAGTGGGAAGCCCTTTACCGACGCAGCGAAGCCAAATATAAACGTCTTAAAACACGCCACGAAAAGCTGAAGGAAGAACACAAAGCCCTGTTGGCAGAGGTGGAAGAAATGCGCCTGCTGCTGTCTCGTCAAACACAACATGCGCCATTCAAACGGTGGTGGCAACGCTTGCGGTCTTTACTCTCCTGA
- a CDS encoding 5'-nucleotidase C-terminal domain-containing protein — protein MKKYAMVRYMAYAMVVALLLGACQKRLQYQSKVEFIPINSELLADAHIDSIIAPYKQRLTAEISRVLAYSDTAVDRPKSSYEHPLGNFTADLMLQKAQALQPQASISVITFGGLRTGFPAGAVTVGDMFELMPFENELVILTVEGKTLAKLFDYMIRKKNTALGGIRLEIADGKVRNAWIAGEAWNPKHTYLVAISDYLANGGDEMDFWKEAKKREETGLKIRDILIEGVEKAGKHNAIHLHLDGRVKLLE, from the coding sequence ATGAAAAAGTATGCGATGGTTCGCTACATGGCTTATGCCATGGTCGTGGCTTTGTTGTTGGGGGCTTGTCAAAAGCGCTTGCAGTATCAAAGCAAAGTAGAATTTATACCTATAAACAGCGAACTGCTTGCCGATGCGCATATCGATAGCATCATAGCACCCTATAAGCAGCGATTGACAGCAGAGATTAGTCGTGTCCTTGCTTATTCAGATACAGCGGTGGACAGACCCAAAAGCAGCTACGAGCACCCCTTAGGAAATTTTACTGCCGACCTGATGTTACAAAAAGCGCAGGCACTGCAGCCACAAGCATCTATCAGTGTCATCACCTTCGGAGGATTACGCACGGGCTTTCCGGCAGGGGCTGTTACCGTGGGCGATATGTTTGAACTGATGCCTTTTGAGAACGAGCTGGTGATACTTACCGTCGAGGGTAAAACCCTTGCCAAGCTTTTTGATTATATGATTCGTAAAAAAAATACAGCTTTGGGGGGCATACGCCTTGAAATAGCTGACGGCAAGGTGCGCAATGCATGGATTGCCGGAGAAGCATGGAATCCCAAGCATACCTATCTGGTGGCTATTTCTGACTATCTGGCAAACGGTGGCGATGAGATGGACTTCTGGAAAGAAGCCAAGAAGCGTGAAGAAACGGGCTTGAAAATCAGGGATATACTTATCGAAGGAGTAGAAAAAGCAGGTAAGCACAATGCCATTCATCTACATCTGGATGGTCGAGTGAAGTTGCTGGAGTAG
- a CDS encoding FtsW/RodA/SpoVE family cell cycle protein, which translates to MSFLNSQADALNKKEHPLFKGDPVIWYIVAALSLISILVVYSATQSLAFKYLEGDTEYYLLKHARLVLLALLVMWIAHRIDYRYYARLSLFALWVSVPLLLIAQLYGTSINEASRWITIPFINQSFQPSDLAKLALISHLAAMLSKRQHRIDDIQEGLLPMLFWVGLICGLIGLSNFSNALILFMTSLLIMFIGRVPLRYFFTVLLIGAAALFIALSFGERAATVKSRIESYLNKEEVPFQAEQSYIAIATGGLTGKGPGNSTQRNILPNPFSDFIFAIIVEEYGLVGGAFVVFLYLGLLYRGMMILSRSHRAFGGLLAAGLSFSLVVQAMANMAVAVGLVPITGLPLPLVSMGGTSLLFTGLAIGIILSVSRGDIVEQNN; encoded by the coding sequence ATGAGTTTTTTGAATTCTCAAGCAGATGCATTAAACAAAAAAGAGCACCCTCTTTTTAAAGGTGACCCAGTCATATGGTATATTGTGGCTGCCCTCTCACTCATCAGTATTTTGGTAGTGTATAGCGCCACGCAGTCATTGGCATTTAAGTACTTGGAAGGAGATACGGAGTATTATCTACTCAAGCATGCCCGTTTGGTTTTGTTGGCACTATTGGTCATGTGGATAGCCCACCGCATCGACTACCGCTATTATGCGCGTCTGTCGTTGTTTGCTTTGTGGGTATCGGTGCCCTTACTCCTCATTGCGCAACTGTATGGCACCAGCATCAACGAAGCCAGCCGGTGGATTACCATCCCTTTCATTAATCAATCCTTTCAGCCATCCGACTTGGCTAAGTTGGCACTCATTTCGCATTTGGCTGCCATGCTTTCTAAACGGCAACATCGCATCGACGATATCCAAGAGGGATTATTGCCCATGCTTTTTTGGGTAGGCTTAATCTGCGGGCTCATAGGGCTCAGCAATTTCTCCAACGCCTTGATTTTGTTCATGACCAGCCTGCTCATTATGTTCATCGGGCGGGTGCCCTTACGTTACTTCTTCACCGTTTTGCTGATTGGTGCCGCAGCTTTGTTTATAGCCCTTTCCTTCGGTGAGCGAGCCGCTACCGTAAAGAGTCGTATAGAAAGCTATTTAAATAAAGAAGAGGTGCCCTTTCAGGCGGAGCAATCTTATATAGCCATTGCCACGGGAGGGCTTACCGGCAAAGGACCCGGCAACAGCACGCAGCGTAACATATTGCCCAACCCCTTCTCTGATTTCATCTTTGCCATCATTGTAGAAGAATATGGTTTAGTGGGCGGGGCTTTCGTTGTATTTCTGTACTTGGGTCTCCTTTATCGTGGTATGATGATTCTTTCGCGCAGTCATCGGGCTTTTGGCGGGCTGCTCGCTGCCGGGCTTTCTTTTAGCTTGGTAGTACAAGCCATGGCAAACATGGCGGTAGCCGTAGGCTTGGTGCCAATTACCGGCTTGCCGCTTCCATTGGTAAGCATGGGGGGAACCTCCCTCCTTTTTACCGGCTTGGCAATAGGCATTATACTAAGTGTCAGCCGGGGCGATATTGTCGAACAAAACAATTAA